Below is a window of Bradyrhizobium sp. SZCCHNS1050 DNA.
GAGCACGCAACGAGCGCGGTTGGCGCGACCTCGCAGGAGCAGGCGCAGTTGCTGCAATCGATGGCCCACGACCTCGCTGCCTTGAGCCAGCAGATCGGCGAGCTGAAGACGAGCCTCGCACAGCTGAAGGCCGGGCAGGAGCAGATGGTCCGCGACATGGCGCGGGTCGCCGAGGCCAAGTCCAGCGACAGGCCCGCCGAGCGGACCGCGGAAGCACGGTCGTTCGATCCGCGCGCCATCGAGCAGACGATCCGGCCGCGCCCGGCCGCGCGCCCTGCAACGGCGGCCGTGACCCCGGCACAGCCTGGTGCGGCAGCACCGCACCGGCCGCGCATGCCGCCGCCGGCCGCAGCCAGCATGGCCCCTCCGCCGCCGGCCCCGATGCCGCTGCCGTCGGCGCCGGTCGATCCGGATCAGCCCGTGGTGCGCCCGCCAATGCCGGTGCGCTGAAGGATCCGCACAGGCGCCCGCGCTGGTCCGCGCCGATCGGCGCAGCGGTGATCGATGTCGTCGATCCACTTGTGGCGACGCGGCTTTCCGAGCTAAGGAACTGCGCCTGACAATGCGCATCCCCGAGGGGTTCATGAGCCTGACCGATCCGACCGTCCTGTCCGCCTCCGACCTCGCAGACCGCATCGCGATCCTGCGCGACAACATCCGCCAGATCACCGAGCAGGCCGCCTCGCAGTCGGGTGCCGCGGACGAGGAGCGCAACGCCGACCGCCTCGCGCAGCAGAGCGAGGAGCTCGACGTTCTGCTCAAGGAGCAGGAGCGGCGGCTGAACAAGTAGCCGGCGACCCCTTCGATCAATTCGCGCGTGCTGCACTGCGCTCGTTGTTGCCCGCGCTTCGCCCACAGGCTAGCCTCGCCGAAAACAAGCGGGAGGTAGCCAGAGAATGCGAAACGGTCTGCTTTACACGTCAACCCTTGCGGCATTGACCATTGCGGCATTGCTGGCGGCCCTGACACCGGGCAGCGCCGAGCCACGCCACATGTATACGACCATGGTGCTGGAGGCGTTCGCCACCAAGGTCGAATGTCCCGGCGTCGATGTCGTCTATCAGGATCTGGTCCAGAAGGCGCAGGACATGAAGATGCCTGACGGCACGACCGAGAAGGTGCGCAAGGCGATCGCCTATATGCACACCGGCGGCAAGATGGGCGAGAAGCAGGACGACGAGCTGATGGCGGAGGTCGCCGTCGCCACGCAGGCCATCGACATGGATCAGCGCCGCCTCGGCATGACGAACTGGTGCGAGGAGCAGAAGAAGACGCTGGCCGGCTTCATCCGTCCCAAGGGCTGACCCCGGAGCGGCCGCGAGGCTGGCGGAAAGACCTCGCGGCGCGTTGCCGGCAATGGCCGAATGACGCGCCGGTCGTCGACCAGCGCACCGCCATAGCGGGCACCAGCACAGCCCTGCGGCGGGCAGGAACCCGGATGACCGCTGCCGCTTGGCCTTGCAGCTGCTACGCAGCAGACATCCAGCCCGGAGCGAGCCATGCGCATCGAAACCGCCTTCCTGTTCGACCTCGACGGCACGCTGGTCGACAGCGTCTACCAGCATGTGCTCGCCTGGAAGACGGCGCTGGATGCCGAGAACATCGAGCTCTCGGTCTGGCGCATCCACCGCAAGATCGGCATGAGCGGCGGCCTGTTCACCAACCAGCTGCTGCGCGAGACGGGTTTTGCCATCGAGCCCGATCGGATCGAGCGGCTGCGGAAAGCGCATGCCGCGGCCTATCAGAAGCTCGGAGACCAGGTCCGGCCCCTGCCCGGCGCCCGCGAGCTGCTCGGTTTCTTGACCGATGCCGGCATCCCCTGGGCGATCGCGACCAGCGGGAGAATGGAAACGGCGGCCGTCAATCTCGCCGCGCTCGGCGTCGATCCCAAGACCAACGCTGTCGTGACACGCGACGAGGTCCGCTACGCCAAGCCTGATCCCGACCTGTTTCTCGCGGCCGCCGCCCGCCTCGACGCGCCGATCGAGCGCGCGGTCGTGATCGGCGACAGCATCTGGGACATGCTTGCCGCAACCCGCTGCCGGGCGCTCGGCGTCGGCCTGTTGAGTGGTGGCTATGGCTCGGAGGAATTGCGCCAGTCTGGCGCCATCCGCGTCTACGAGGACCCGGCCGACCTGCTCGACCACATCGACGAGGTCGGCGGCCGGCGTTGACTCCAGCCAGTCAGCTCTGCGGGCCCGACAGCGAGATGTCGCGTTCGGCGCGGAACACGTTGGCATAGAGGTTGGCGATCCACTGGCGCCCCGTCGATGTCATGTTGAGATAGCGGATCTCGGTCTGGATGTGCGGGGCGACGCTGTTCCAATAAAACTGCGGATAACGATTGACGATGTCGGCCGGTGACTCATAGCCGAGCTGCCGGTTGATGCCGACCTCCTCGAACTCGTGATACAGCGCGTTGGCCTTGCGGATGTAGTTGGGGTCGCCGAGCTGTCCGATCAGGTCGGCGGCGCGCACGATCGACTGCTCCTCGTCGAACTGCTGGCCGGCGAGCGGCGGAAAGCGCGTGCCCTCGATGGCGCGAGCGATGCGGTCCTTGTCCAGCGGCGCCATGCCTTCGATGCGGTTGATCACGTACAGCTTCGAGCGGTCGACGTGATACGGCATCAGGCTGGCATCGGAGGAGCCGCGCGGCAGGCAGATCTTGCGGCCGCCGCGATCGACGACGAAGCCATTGACATCGTCTTCCCTGAACAAGCCGCGGACATAGCCGATGTCGTGAAGCAGGCAGGCCAGGAT
It encodes the following:
- a CDS encoding HD domain-containing protein, yielding MMTLPELAAAALERFLSSYMRRRFGSSHTQLTEMLPAAARIALECIGNSDALYHNVEHTLLVTLAGHEILRGRALHSHMTADDYVHVILACLLHDIGYVRGLFREDDVNGFVVDRGGRKICLPRGSSDASLMPYHVDRSKLYVINRIEGMAPLDKDRIARAIEGTRFPPLAGQQFDEEQSIVRAADLIGQLGDPNYIRKANALYHEFEEVGINRQLGYESPADIVNRYPQFYWNSVAPHIQTEIRYLNMTSTGRQWIANLYANVFRAERDISLSGPQS
- a CDS encoding HAD family hydrolase, giving the protein MRIETAFLFDLDGTLVDSVYQHVLAWKTALDAENIELSVWRIHRKIGMSGGLFTNQLLRETGFAIEPDRIERLRKAHAAAYQKLGDQVRPLPGARELLGFLTDAGIPWAIATSGRMETAAVNLAALGVDPKTNAVVTRDEVRYAKPDPDLFLAAAARLDAPIERAVVIGDSIWDMLAATRCRALGVGLLSGGYGSEELRQSGAIRVYEDPADLLDHIDEVGGRR